A DNA window from Arachis hypogaea cultivar Tifrunner chromosome 18, arahy.Tifrunner.gnm2.J5K5, whole genome shotgun sequence contains the following coding sequences:
- the LOC112770971 gene encoding coiled-coil domain-containing protein SCD2, with the protein MAMLRKLLPRRKSILTDIAEAKYNYWSTFAANPFEVVLVAGKKAKLPGGDEEENKCDLKDLTGEGNIESMLFFKQGLRELASLKASPVFIFANQAELDMLETTLVALQDIMLNKVLDESGKKILCSEFSKIMQQLCSSSGSYSKSWPRRMCHHICD; encoded by the exons ATGGCAATGCTACGAAAGCTGCTGCCAAGGCGGAAAA GTATTCTCACTGATATTGCTGAAGCAAAATACAACTACTGGTCTACCTTTGCGGCTAATCCTTTTGAAGTTGTATTAGTTGCAGGAAAGAAAGCAAAACTACCAGGAGGAG ATGAGGAAGAAAATAAATGTGACTTGAAGGACCTTACCGGGGAGGGAAATATTGAGAGCATGCTTTTTTTCAAGCAAGGGTTACGGGAATTAGCTTCACTAAAG GCATCCCCAGTATTCATCTTTGCAAACCAAGCCGAACTTGACATGCTCGAAACTACTCTTGTCGCCCTTCAAGACATTATGCTCAACAAAGTTCTTGATGAATCTGGCAAGAAGATTCTTTGCTCTGAGTTCTCCAAGATTATGCAACag CTATGTTCATCGAGTGGGTCATATAGCAAGAGCTGGCCGAGAAGGATGTGCCATCACATTTGTGACTGA
- the LOC112769928 gene encoding uncharacterized protein → MAILQSQNEAIAEKRKMAKQKEKARRSRPKHQKSLNCAFCLVYGAHIRSEKLVMWEELSYIVGLCQVSFCFMGDFNEILRLEERKGVVSLPASAEDFKEWVQDLQLVDLPLTDRKFTWVRGQSCNRIDRILVSVEWLEEFSDTMLKGGPRGLSDHCPLILEDTRLSAGPRPFRSLMSGGFLGEGEFTNKLKALTVPLRRCHKDKFGDIDNRIKRFEEEIRKIDDMLSTGSYDGTVEARRNALVTCCAKWYARKEGSAPMIGIRDGLVKWITNDEAAVLEVLPSPEEVREVVWDYESSKAPGSDGCVGLSAKLPTDANVTWVALAPKFVGAKEIKDLRPISMVGCVYKVISKVLVRRMRLVMPGSVGETQSAFVKGRKIHDGALIACETVQWLKLRKKQAAIIKLDF, encoded by the exons ATGGCGATTCTACAAAGTCAAAATGAAGCAATTGCAGAAAAAAGAAAGATGGCAAAACAAAAGGAGAAAGCCAGGAGAAGCAGGCCTAAACATCAAAAAAG CTTGAACTGTGCATTCTGCCTAGTGTATGGAGCACATATACGGAGTGAGAAACTGGTGATGTGGGAGGAGTTAAGCTACATTGTGGGTCTGTGCCAAGTTTCGTTTTGCTTTATGGGAGACTTCAATGAGATATTAAGGTTGGAGGAAAGGAAAGGTGTTGTTAGTTTACCAGCATCGGCAGAAGACTTCAAGGAATGGGTGCAAGATTTACAACTGGTGGATTTACCGCTAACTGATCGAAAGTTCACATGGGTTCGAGGTCAATCTTGCAACCGTATTGACAGAATTCTCGTCAGTGTGGAGTGGCTAGAGGAATTTTCAGATACTATGTTGAAAGGGGGACCTAGAGGTCTATCAGATCATTGCCCGTTGATTTTGGAAGATACAAGACTTAGTGCGGGTCCAAGACCATTTCGAAGCCT GATGAGTGGAGGTTTTTTGGGTGAGGGTGAGTTCACTAATAAACTGAAGGCCTTAACGGTACCGCTGAGGAGATGTCATAAGGATAAGTTTGGGGACATAGACAACAGGATAAAGAGGTTTGAGGAAGAGATTAGGAAGATTGATGACATGCTTAGTACTGGTAGTTATGACGGAACAGTGGAGGCTAGACGGAACGCTCTTGTGACTTGCTGTGCGAAATGGTATGCCAGAAAAGAG GGATCTGCTCCTATGATTGGGATTCGTGATGGGTTGGTAAAATGGATTACTAATGACGAGGCAGCAGTACTAGAGGTGTTGCCATCGCCTGAAGAAGTACGAGAGGTAGTGTGGGATTACGAGTCAAGTAAAGCACCAGGTAGTGATGG CTGTGTTGGGCTAAGCGCCAAGCTACCAACAGATGCTAATGTAACATGGGTGGCACTAGCTCCAAAATTTGTGGGAGCAAAGGAGATCAAAGATCTAAGGCCGATTAGCATGGTTGGGTGTGTCTATAAGGTGATATCCAAAGTTCTGGTGAGAAGAATGCGTCTAGTGATGCCAGGTTCAGTGGGAGAGACTCAGTCTGCTTTTGTAAAAGGTCGCAAAATACATGATGGTGCGCTCATTGCTTGTGAGACGGTGCAATGGCTAAAGTTGCGTAAGAAGCAAGCTGCAATTATCAAATTGGACTTTTAG